The following is a genomic window from Pseudomonas promysalinigenes.
GCTAGCTTCGATCAGGTCGGCAATGGCTTCAGCCTGGGCCAGGTCAAGTTTGTCATTGAGGAACGCTCGCTCGCTGAACTCCCCCGGACGCGCCAGGCGGCAACCCACTTGTACACAGCGCTGCAGCAGCATATCCAGTACCACTGGCCCACCATGGCCCTGCAGTTCGAGCACATCTTCGCCAGTGAAGGAGTTGGGCCCAGGAAAGAACAGGGCAATGCCTTCATCCAGCACCAGGCCCTCTTCATCGCGGAAAGGGCCGTAGTGTGCATGGCGTGGTGTCAGCGTGCGGCCGGTGATCAGCTGCCCGGCCTTGCCTGCCAATGGCCCGGACAGCCTGACGATCCCGACGCCTCCGCGGCCTTGGGCGGTGGCGATGGCAGCGATGGTTTCACGCACAGTGTTCATGGTCGAAAGCCTCTACGACAAATACGACAGATAGCAAAAACGCCCCCGAAGGGGCGTTTTTATTCACAGGCTAGCGCAGTAGCCCGTCAAGCAGCCGCTTTTTTGGTAGCTGCTTCGATACGGCGGGTGATGTACCACTGCTGAGTGATCGACAGGCAGTTGTTCACAACCCAGTACAGCACCAGACCAGCCGGGAACCACAGGAAGAAGAAGGTGAAGATGATCGGCATCATTTTCATCACCTTGGCCTGCATCGGATCCGGTGGAGTCGGGTTCAGACGCTGCTGGATGAACATGGTAGCGCCCATGATGATCGGCAGGATGAAGAACGGATCCTTGATCGACAGGTCGGTGATCCACAGCATCCACGGGGCCTGGCGCATTTCCACGCTTTCCAGCAGTACCCAGTACAAGGACAGGAAGACCGGCATCTGCACCAGGATCGGCAAGCAGCCGCCCAGTGGGTTGATCTTCTCTTTCTTGTACAGCTCCATCATCGCCTGGGACATCTTCTGGCGATCGTCACCGAAGCGTTCCTTCAGTGCGGCGAGCTTGGGCGCCACGGCACGCATGCGCGCCATCGAGCGGTAGCTGGCAGCCGACAGCGGGAAGAACAGGCCTTTGATGAGCATGGTCAGCACGATGATCGACCAGCCCCAGTTACCCAGCAGGCTGTGGATATGTTGCAGCAGCCAGAAGATCGGCTGGGCAATGAACCACAGGAAGCCGTAGTCGACGGTCAGTTCCAGGCCTGGGGACAACTCCTTGAGCTTGGACTGAATCTTCGGGCCGGCGTACAGCATGGCGCTGGTTTCGGCCTTGCCGCCAGCAGGAACGCTCAGAGCCGGGCCGGTGTAGCCGATGATGTAGTTGCCCTGGCTGTCCTTGCGAGTCTGGACAACGTTGTTATCCGATTTTTCAGGAATCCACGCGGTGACGAAGTAGTGCTGCAGCCAGGCGACCCAGCCACCGGACACATTTTCTTTCAAACTACCCTTGTCGATGTCCTTCATCGAAACCTTTTTGTAAGGCTCCGAGGCAGTCCACATGGCGGCGCCCAGATAGGTCGCGGTGCCGGTGGCCGTGCTCGACGACGGGTCGGAACTGGCGTCACGCTTGAGTTGGGCGAAGAAATTGCCGTTCCACGGCTGACCGCTCTGGTTGTCGATCAGGTAGCTGACGTTCAGGTCGTACTCACCGCGCTTGAAGCTGAAGCGCTTGATGTAATTGACGCCGTTATCGCTGAACTTGAGGTCGACCACCAGTTGTTGCTGGCCGTCAGCCAATTGGTAGCTCTTCTGCTCGGCCGCGTATAGCGGGCGACCGGACGAGCGAGCATCGGGACCATTGGCACCAGTCAGGCCACTTTGTGCCAGGTAGACACGCTCACCGCCGTTGTCGAACAGCTGGAACGGAATATCCGGGTGATCCTGGCGGCGTGGGTACTTGGGCAGGTTCAGCTGGACGATGTCACCACCGACCGGATCGATAGCCAGGTCCAGGACATCGGTCTTGACCCGAATCAGGTCTTTACTGACCGCGGCCGGTGCCAGTTCGGCAGGGCTGGATTCGGCATTGGCGCTTGGCACATCGGCGCTGGCGTTACCGGCCGGTACGCCGTCGGGCAACGCCGGGGCAGTAGTGCTGGCAGCAGTATTCTGAGTCGGCAGGGCAGCCTGGCCGTAGTCCTCGTTCCACTTGAGGACCATGACGTAGGACACGATTGCCAGGGCGACGATCAGGATCGTGCGTTTAATATCCATGATTACTCGGCTATCGAAGAAGTTCGGGAGGAAGGAGCGGGAGGAACGGGATCGAAACCGCCGTCGTTCCACGGATGACAACGCCCCAGGCGACGAACGGCTAGCCACCCGCCACGCAAGAGGCCATGGT
Proteins encoded in this region:
- the yidC gene encoding membrane protein insertase YidC, yielding MDIKRTILIVALAIVSYVMVLKWNEDYGQAALPTQNTAASTTAPALPDGVPAGNASADVPSANAESSPAELAPAAVSKDLIRVKTDVLDLAIDPVGGDIVQLNLPKYPRRQDHPDIPFQLFDNGGERVYLAQSGLTGANGPDARSSGRPLYAAEQKSYQLADGQQQLVVDLKFSDNGVNYIKRFSFKRGEYDLNVSYLIDNQSGQPWNGNFFAQLKRDASSDPSSSTATGTATYLGAAMWTASEPYKKVSMKDIDKGSLKENVSGGWVAWLQHYFVTAWIPEKSDNNVVQTRKDSQGNYIIGYTGPALSVPAGGKAETSAMLYAGPKIQSKLKELSPGLELTVDYGFLWFIAQPIFWLLQHIHSLLGNWGWSIIVLTMLIKGLFFPLSAASYRSMARMRAVAPKLAALKERFGDDRQKMSQAMMELYKKEKINPLGGCLPILVQMPVFLSLYWVLLESVEMRQAPWMLWITDLSIKDPFFILPIIMGATMFIQQRLNPTPPDPMQAKVMKMMPIIFTFFFLWFPAGLVLYWVVNNCLSITQQWYITRRIEAATKKAAA
- the yidD gene encoding membrane protein insertion efficiency factor YidD, with the translated sequence MRKLAIVPIQFYRYAISPLMANHCRFYPSCSCYALEAIENHGLLRGGWLAVRRLGRCHPWNDGGFDPVPPAPSSRTSSIAE